The following nucleotide sequence is from Solea senegalensis isolate Sse05_10M linkage group LG19, IFAPA_SoseM_1, whole genome shotgun sequence.
AGCAAACAGAGAATCCTCTTAGCCAGGTAATCTCCACAACCATCTGCTGGTACAGTCAACCATCACATCCAGCCTCCCATTTCCCACTTGATTCCTGTCAACAAGCACAAGAAAAGGTAAGAAGAACCCTCTGTGAGAAAAGAATCAATGAAACGGCTGGGACCACATTATATATTTCTTCCAGACCATGCTGCTGTCTCCTCAGTCAGAGAGGAACTGGGAGGCTTTATGTTCAGTGCTTGAAGATGTGTTAGAGGACCAGTCCCACAGGCAGCTCTTTGCCTTAGAGCTGGGCTCTGGCACTGGGCAGCATGTCATACGCTTTGCCCAGAAGATGCCCTTCGTCACTTGGCAACCATCAGACGTCAAGGAGGAGCTCCTGGGCAGGTTTGTGTTTAATGTGCATCTGACACATTCAAAAATCAGGTCGTAAGAACGTTACTCTAGTGACTGGCGACCACAGCAATACACCCAGCTGTGTTACCATGAGATTCACAGGCTACGGGTCACACACTTTCCAGGTCATGCGGTACAATTGGGGCACAGGAATGTAACAAGTTAAAAACGAAAGCTACACTTTGCATGCCTTGCTTACAGTATCAAAGCATACATCGCTGCAACCCATGCAAAGACAATACTGCAACCTGTCCACCTAGATGCCAGCGAGCCATGGCAGAAATGGGCAGGGATTCCTTGCAACTCCTATGATGTTGTTATTGCCATCAACTTGCTGCAGTACAGTTCCTTTAAAACAGCACAGGTAAGTCGGATCATCTGAGAATCAACTTGCCATAAAACCGATGATGCTACAATGGTTTATGAACATCATGCCATCATGtctcttctttgttttgctgaTTTTCCAAGGGTGTCTTCAGTGGAGCAGGTCAGATCCTCAAACCAAATGGCCTTCTCATAACATACGGGGTACATACGTGCCAACAGTAGTATTGACTATATTATAAAGACAAGTAAAAACAGCCCCCTATGATTGCCATTTTTTTATATGTTCCAGGTGTATGCAATTAATGGCATCATTACACCAAGTTGTAATGAAAAACTAGATGCAGAGATTCAAAAAATGTGAGTGCAGTAACTATTTTACGCAACTGCGTTACAACAATGGGCATTGGTGTCTTTACTGGTACAATATAAAGACACTGCCACCATGTCCTATTCTGATACACAGGAATCCAGAGTGGGGTCTTCCAGACATTGATGTGCTGAGACAGCTGGCCTATGAGAAAGGGATGCGTATGGAGAGAATAGTGAGTTACATACTGTCATTTGTTAGTAATTTGAGAGTTTAATATTGCCTTTACACCTGTGACGTTTCATTTTCAGATTGAGATGGAAGACTACAACAAATGCCTCATCTTCAGAAAAATGTGAACTGCACAGAGCTTtcaaaatattcttttttttgtttactgtaaaGTCCAATTTATATGTGACATACGATGCATTTACATGAATAAAGGTCATTGATCCAAATATGTGTCTTTTCAAATtctttgaagaaagaaaaaaaacaaatgaagcaaTTGGACAATAAgaaccagatatttattaaatataatttcaaaATTACTTTTAAGTCTGACAGATCAGTGTGATGGAATAAAGAAGAACAAAGAATAAAGTTCACAGATGGCAACTGACCAGTTACAGAAATCACTGTTGGGTGTGTGATACATACATGCAACACGTCATGTTCACCCTGCAATCATTTCCACTTTGCTGGAGACAGAGTACACTTGACAAAAAGAACACCTACCTGAACTTACTAAGTTGACACCCTCATCTGTGAGTCACAAATGCACACGATACAGCATACAGGATTATATGctcctcctgtgttttcatGGTAGTCAATGTTAAGCAACATGAATCTTTGAATAAAAGAGATGCACGATCCTTGTAGAGTTGCTGGACTGCTTTAGAATGTATATATTAATGGTCTTTAGttgatttgaatgatttcatgtattaaaataacattaaccGAGGATTTAACAACCACACAGTTTCATTTGTACTCCTCCCACAATCTATAATCCCCGTTTCATCACATCATATCACGCATCCTAATGCTCAGGAGTTCAAGcagtgcacaaacaaacaaatgtcatgaCTAAATTTGTGCATATGTGCATAGATGGGATGGAGATGAA
It contains:
- the zgc:103625 gene encoding methyltransferase-like 26 B; translation: MLLSPQSERNWEALCSVLEDVLEDQSHRQLFALELGSGTGQHVIRFAQKMPFVTWQPSDVKEELLGSIKAYIAATHAKTILQPVHLDASEPWQKWAGIPCNSYDVVIAINLLQYSSFKTAQGVFSGAGQILKPNGLLITYGVYAINGIITPSCNEKLDAEIQKMNPEWGLPDIDVLRQLAYEKGMRMERIIEMEDYNKCLIFRKM